The Niabella beijingensis genomic interval AAAAAGCCGTTTGCGGCGCCGCATATTTTGACGCACCGGCACACGGATTGACCCTCGTACAGGTAAATTATTCGGAGGCATAAGATCATAGACCGGCAGAACAACCAGCTGTCGTTATTTTATATACGGTTGTTTTTTTAAAGAGCGTCTGGAAAAAAAGCGTTTGATCGCTGCAGAAAGCTGCGGAATACCGGAACGTTGGTAGCGCAGGTGTTGAAAATAATCCAGGTACTCCTGTGCTGTATGGGCAATGTTTAGTTTTTTTAAAGCGAAATTCCGGAAAAAAGTGCCGTCCTCCGGCCGGAATTTCTTGATTTCCTTGGTCACTTCAGCAACAGAGAACGTTTTATTGGAATACCTTCCGGAACAATTTTTCAGCAGGCTCCGTTCGAGCCGGTCCCTCACATAGCCGTCGCCGCAGGACTGGAAATAGGAACGGTGGTCAAAAATGATCACCGGCCGTCCGCAGGCCATCGCTTCATAGGCAGACCTGCCGATAGCTACCACGAGATCGGCCCTGTTAATGGCTTTTTCCACATTCCATTCCGGGTTTTTAAATTTGTTCAGGGTGATGAGGCGCACGCCTGCTGCTTTGCAGGAGGCTTCAATGATCTGATTGGCCTCATCGGACTGACACATACTTAAAACCGTCCGGACCTCGCTATGCAACGGGTTGGTGCTTTTGTACCGGTCCATATTGATCCCGTTGAGAATGACTTTACTTTCCAGGTCCCGTTGTGCTAAATGATCCTGTACTTCCTGCGAAATAGCTACATATCCGTTGGCATGGGGAGAGGGTTGCTCCAGTTCGGGGTAAATGCCATGACATGTTTGAATAATAAAACCGGAAGAGCGCAGTTGATTCACACAGGTATAATGATTGGCCAGTATAAGATCGTACTTTTTTTTCTGCCGGAACCGGACGCCCAGATCTGTCTCCAGTTTATCCGATACGGTTCCTTTGTGGAAGGTAAAATAATCCACATCAAACTGCTGCTTTGTTAATTCCTCCGCCAGTGCGTAGGTGTAGGTTTCTGATCCGCCCAGATGTTCCAGATGGTGATTCGCAATAAGGATCGAACGCGGGATTTTATTCATACTTCAATACGTTGTTTGCGCCATTCAATAAGGCTGAAAAAGCCGGCTGTATGAACCGGGTTATTATGATAAGGCCGGAGTTGTTTCCGTCTTCCTTAATGTAACGTTGTGGATAC includes:
- a CDS encoding glycosyltransferase, yielding MNKIPRSILIANHHLEHLGGSETYTYALAEELTKQQFDVDYFTFHKGTVSDKLETDLGVRFRQKKKYDLILANHYTCVNQLRSSGFIIQTCHGIYPELEQPSPHANGYVAISQEVQDHLAQRDLESKVILNGINMDRYKSTNPLHSEVRTVLSMCQSDEANQIIEASCKAAGVRLITLNKFKNPEWNVEKAINRADLVVAIGRSAYEAMACGRPVIIFDHRSYFQSCGDGYVRDRLERSLLKNCSGRYSNKTFSVAEVTKEIKKFRPEDGTFFRNFALKKLNIAHTAQEYLDYFQHLRYQRSGIPQLSAAIKRFFSRRSLKKQPYIK